From Nicotiana tomentosiformis unplaced genomic scaffold, ASM39032v3 Un00230, whole genome shotgun sequence, a single genomic window includes:
- the LOC138903963 gene encoding uncharacterized protein has protein sequence MRATETEAMELASYCLKEVAYSWFELWEESREKGIPLAKWGEFADAFIDHFLPTETKAARGAEFENLRQGSLSVWDYHMRFTYLPKYVIYMLPTMEARLRWFVQGLSPLVINEADTAALYSDMNYGKMVAFTQATETRKWKNIMERKGSNKAQSTGNFGGFSGGGKSTIFKGGASRPSQSFAQSSASAPPAGPNQQQQWSRFRPNQGNMGSYQ, from the coding sequence atgcgtgctactgagacggaggcaATGGAATTGGCTTCCTactgcctgaaagaggtggcatattcttggtttgaactatgggaggagtcccgtgaaaaAGGGATCCCTTTGGCAAAgtggggtgagtttgccgatgccttcattgatcatttcttgcctactgagactaaggcagcccgtggtgctgagtttgagaacctgaggcaaggtagcctgagtgtgtgggattaccatatgagattcacgTACCTGCCCAAATATGTTATTTACATGTTGCCGACTATGGAGGCTAGACTGCGCTGGTTTGTGCAGGgtcttagtcccttggtaattaatgaggccgatACAGCTGCCTTatattctgatatgaactatggtaagatggtggcattcactcaagccacagagacccgcaaatggAAGAACATAATGGAGCGAAAGGGTAGCAATAAGGCCCAGTCTacaggcaactttggtggttttTCTGGTGGTGGAAAGTCAACAATATTCAAGGGAGGGGCATCAAGGCCATCTCAGTCCTTTGCTCAAtcttcggctagtgcaccacCAGCAGGGCCCAAtcagcagcagcagtggagccgtttcaggcccaatcagggcaacaTGGGCTCCTATCAGTAA